In one window of Chryseobacterium sp. JV274 DNA:
- the lpxA gene encoding acyl-ACP--UDP-N-acetylglucosamine O-acyltransferase yields the protein MIHQLAAVDKRAKISKNVIVEPFTTIAGDVEIGEGTWIGPNVTIMEGARIGKDCKIFPGTVISAIPQDLKFDGEDTQTIIGDNTTLRECVTINRGTKALGYTKVGSHCLIMATSHVAHDCIIGDNVIIANGCGIAGHVEIGDFTVMGGLSAVQQFGKIGKHTMISGGSLIRKDIPPYVKVARDPISYAGINSVGLRRRGFSNEKIFEIQKIYRAIFQMKMNVSQALAYIEKEMLPTAERDEILQFIQNSPRGIVKGYGTGKDRD from the coding sequence ATGATTCATCAATTAGCAGCCGTAGATAAACGCGCGAAAATCAGCAAAAATGTAATCGTAGAACCATTTACTACAATTGCAGGGGACGTAGAAATTGGAGAAGGAACGTGGATTGGTCCCAATGTTACCATTATGGAAGGTGCAAGAATCGGAAAAGACTGTAAAATCTTTCCCGGAACTGTAATCTCTGCAATCCCTCAGGACTTGAAGTTCGATGGTGAAGATACACAAACAATCATTGGAGATAACACTACTTTAAGGGAATGTGTCACCATAAACAGAGGAACCAAAGCATTAGGATACACCAAAGTAGGAAGTCACTGCCTGATCATGGCAACTTCACACGTTGCTCATGACTGTATTATAGGAGATAATGTGATTATTGCAAATGGTTGCGGTATTGCGGGACATGTGGAAATTGGTGACTTTACCGTAATGGGAGGTTTATCTGCTGTTCAGCAGTTTGGTAAAATCGGGAAACATACTATGATTTCAGGAGGATCTTTAATTAGAAAAGATATTCCACCTTATGTAAAAGTAGCAAGAGATCCAATTTCTTATGCAGGAATCAACTCTGTTGGATTAAGAAGAAGAGGGTTTTCTAATGAGAAAATCTTTGAAATTCAAAAAATCTACAGAGCTATTTTCCAAATGAAGATGAATGTTTCTCAAGCGTTAGCCTATATTGAAAAAGAAATGCTTCCAACGGCTGAAAGAGATGAAATTTTACAGTTTATTCAAAACTCACCTAGAGGTATCGTAAAAGGATATGGTACCGGAAAGGATAGAGATTAA
- a CDS encoding bifunctional UDP-3-O-[3-hydroxymyristoyl] N-acetylglucosamine deacetylase/3-hydroxyacyl-ACP dehydratase → MSDMQKTLQQEVTLSGIGLHTGREVKLTIKPAKENTGFVFVRTDLEGHPQVEADVNYVVATERGTTLEKLGVKITTCEHLLAALVGCDIDNAVLEMDASEPPILDGSSKYFVEAIESVGVAEQGVAREYLVVKEVLTYSDPATGSEITIIPSDTYEVTTMVDFGTKVLGTQNATLKNISEFKDEISSARTFSFLHELEMLLDHGLIKGGDISNAIVYVDKDLTPETTEKLKKAFGKDNVSIRPNGILDNLNLNYPNEAARHKLLDVIGDLALAGVKIKGKVIANKPGHFVNTQFAKKLNRQWKLQKKKNVPDFDLTKEPVFDINGIMKLMPHRPPFLLIDKVLELSDSHVVGLKNVTMNEPFFVGHFPKEPVMPGVLQVEALAQTGGILVLASVPDPENYSTYFIKIDKVKFKRKVIPGDTLIFKIELIEPIRRGIVHMQGYGYVGDTVAVEAELMAQVAKNKVD, encoded by the coding sequence ATGAGTGATATGCAAAAAACACTTCAGCAAGAGGTAACTCTTTCTGGAATTGGCCTTCATACGGGTAGAGAAGTAAAACTTACCATTAAACCTGCTAAAGAAAATACAGGTTTTGTATTTGTAAGAACAGACTTGGAGGGACATCCTCAGGTAGAAGCAGATGTAAACTATGTTGTAGCAACAGAAAGAGGAACTACCTTAGAAAAACTAGGGGTGAAAATTACCACTTGCGAACACCTTTTGGCAGCTCTTGTAGGTTGTGATATTGATAACGCAGTCTTAGAAATGGATGCCTCTGAACCACCTATTCTTGATGGATCTTCAAAATACTTTGTTGAAGCTATTGAAAGCGTTGGTGTTGCAGAACAGGGCGTGGCGAGAGAATATCTGGTTGTAAAAGAAGTTCTTACCTACAGTGATCCGGCTACTGGTTCGGAAATCACAATCATTCCTTCAGATACTTACGAAGTAACGACAATGGTAGATTTTGGGACTAAAGTATTAGGTACTCAGAATGCTACTCTTAAAAATATTTCAGAATTTAAAGACGAGATCTCATCAGCAAGAACATTCAGCTTCCTGCATGAATTGGAAATGCTTTTAGATCACGGTTTGATCAAAGGTGGAGATATTTCCAATGCGATTGTATATGTAGACAAAGATCTTACTCCTGAAACGACAGAAAAACTAAAGAAAGCCTTTGGAAAAGATAATGTATCTATCAGACCAAACGGTATTCTTGACAATCTTAATTTAAACTATCCTAACGAAGCCGCAAGACACAAATTATTAGATGTAATTGGTGACCTGGCTTTAGCAGGAGTAAAAATAAAAGGTAAAGTTATTGCCAACAAACCGGGACACTTTGTGAATACCCAGTTTGCGAAAAAACTAAACCGCCAGTGGAAATTGCAGAAAAAGAAAAACGTTCCGGATTTTGACCTGACAAAAGAACCAGTATTCGATATCAACGGAATTATGAAGCTTATGCCTCACAGACCCCCGTTCTTATTGATTGATAAAGTTCTTGAACTTTCAGACTCTCACGTAGTAGGGTTGAAAAATGTAACAATGAACGAACCATTCTTCGTTGGACACTTCCCGAAAGAACCTGTAATGCCTGGAGTACTTCAGGTAGAAGCTCTAGCACAGACAGGAGGTATCCTGGTACTGGCCAGCGTTCCGGATCCTGAGAACTATTCTACTTATTTCATCAAAATTGATAAGGTGAAATTCAAGAGAAAAGTAATTCCTGGAGATACGCTTATATTCAAAATTGAATTGATAGAGCCTATCAGAAGAGGAATTGTTCATATGCAGGGGTATGGATACGTAGGAGATACAGTAGCAGTAGAAGCAGAGCTTATGGCTCAAGTTGCAAAAAATAAAGTTGATTAA
- the lpxD gene encoding UDP-3-O-(3-hydroxymyristoyl)glucosamine N-acyltransferase, which translates to MEFTASQIASFIDGKIIGDENALITGVSPIENGESGHLSFIAQDRFSHFLDTSRCSVIIISEKLLEKNSYNPTLIVVKDAYLSFQILMNLYQEMQGRKEGIENGSSIHDTAVIGDKAYIGAFTYVSEKAKIGEGAQIYPHVYIGKGVKIGKNCKIDSGARIYDYCIIGDNCVIHSNTVIGGDGFGFQPTAEGFKKIPQLGNVIIEDDVEIGSNCSIDRATIGSTIIGKGTKIDNLIQIAHNVKIGQNNVIAAQAGIAGSTTIGDWNQIGGQVGVVGHIKIGNQVKIQAQSGVNSSVNDRETLYGSPAISYNDYLRSYVHFRNLPGIVNRINNLENTSKDNTNE; encoded by the coding sequence ATGGAATTTACAGCTTCGCAAATTGCAAGTTTTATTGACGGAAAAATAATAGGTGACGAGAATGCACTTATTACAGGGGTTTCACCAATTGAAAATGGGGAATCAGGACATCTTTCTTTTATAGCACAAGATAGATTTTCTCATTTCTTAGATACCTCACGATGCTCTGTTATCATCATTTCGGAAAAACTTCTGGAGAAAAACAGTTATAACCCTACCTTAATCGTTGTAAAAGATGCCTATCTTTCTTTTCAGATCCTGATGAATTTATATCAGGAAATGCAGGGAAGAAAAGAAGGTATAGAAAATGGTTCTTCCATTCACGATACAGCTGTCATAGGAGATAAAGCATATATCGGAGCATTTACTTATGTTTCCGAGAAAGCTAAAATCGGGGAAGGGGCACAGATCTATCCACACGTATATATAGGAAAAGGAGTGAAAATTGGTAAAAACTGCAAGATAGACAGTGGCGCCAGAATTTATGACTACTGTATTATTGGGGATAACTGTGTGATTCATTCCAATACGGTAATTGGAGGTGACGGTTTTGGTTTCCAGCCAACTGCCGAGGGTTTCAAAAAAATACCGCAGCTTGGAAATGTAATTATTGAAGACGATGTTGAGATAGGCTCAAACTGTAGTATTGACAGAGCAACAATAGGCTCTACAATTATAGGAAAAGGAACTAAAATTGATAACCTGATTCAGATTGCCCACAATGTGAAAATAGGTCAGAACAATGTAATTGCAGCACAAGCGGGAATTGCAGGTTCTACTACAATTGGTGACTGGAATCAGATTGGAGGCCAGGTAGGCGTCGTAGGACATATCAAAATAGGAAATCAAGTGAAGATTCAGGCTCAGAGTGGTGTGAATTCCAGCGTTAATGACAGAGAAACATTGTATGGCTCTCCAGCCATCAGTTATAATGACTATTTGAGGAGTTATGTTCATTTCAGGAATCTTCCTGGAATAGTAAATAGAATAAATAATCTTGAGAATACCTCAAAAGATAATACTAATGAGTGA
- a CDS encoding HD domain-containing protein: MQNKLKIINDPVHGFIKIPHEILFDIIEHPYFQRLRRIGQTGLLNLIFPGATHTRFHHALGAMHLMFTALETLKQKGVKISEEEEKGAMLAILMHDIGHGPFSHALESMLMDDWHHENLSLLLMNKLNEEFDGQLSMAIEMFQGKYHRKFFNQLISSQLDVDRLDYLKRDSFFTGVSEGNINTQRIISMMNVCEEGELVIDAKGIYSIENFLTARMFMYWQVYYHKTSALAEFLLVKILERAKYLISQGTELPAADNLKYFLYREKSAATDEDIERFTSLDDNDVIQAMKEWQNAGDFVLSYWCKCVIQRNLPKTIISSHPFGKEIIDEKVKNTNEFFKIDNGNELVHEIKRKLLPYHAEKQPIYLLHKNGRRTRLHESEDQLLSGLIVNKTTRYILMFPRDISRLDS, translated from the coding sequence ATGCAGAATAAGCTAAAAATCATCAACGATCCTGTTCATGGATTTATCAAAATTCCCCACGAAATTTTATTTGATATCATTGAGCACCCTTACTTTCAGAGATTAAGAAGAATCGGGCAGACCGGTCTTCTGAACCTGATATTTCCGGGAGCTACACATACAAGATTTCATCATGCACTGGGAGCAATGCACCTGATGTTTACGGCATTGGAAACATTAAAGCAGAAAGGGGTGAAAATTTCTGAAGAAGAGGAAAAAGGGGCGATGTTGGCTATTCTGATGCATGATATTGGCCATGGTCCGTTTTCTCATGCGCTGGAAAGTATGCTGATGGATGACTGGCATCATGAAAACCTTTCTTTACTCCTGATGAATAAGCTGAATGAGGAGTTTGATGGCCAGTTGTCAATGGCTATCGAAATGTTTCAGGGAAAATATCATAGAAAATTTTTCAACCAACTGATCTCTTCCCAGCTGGATGTGGACCGTTTGGATTATCTGAAAAGAGATAGTTTTTTTACCGGTGTATCGGAAGGAAATATTAATACCCAGAGAATTATTTCCATGATGAATGTCTGTGAAGAAGGTGAGCTGGTGATTGATGCAAAAGGAATTTATTCCATTGAAAATTTTCTGACAGCCAGAATGTTTATGTACTGGCAGGTCTACTATCATAAAACTTCAGCGTTAGCAGAATTTCTTTTGGTTAAAATCCTTGAAAGAGCAAAATATCTGATTTCCCAGGGAACAGAGCTTCCTGCAGCGGATAATCTGAAATATTTTTTATACCGAGAAAAGAGTGCTGCAACGGATGAAGATATAGAGAGATTTACAAGTCTTGATGATAATGATGTGATTCAGGCAATGAAAGAATGGCAAAATGCAGGTGATTTTGTGCTGTCATATTGGTGTAAATGTGTAATTCAGAGAAATTTACCTAAAACAATTATTTCATCACATCCATTTGGTAAGGAAATAATTGATGAAAAAGTAAAAAATACCAATGAATTTTTCAAAATTGATAATGGAAATGAATTGGTTCATGAAATAAAAAGGAAACTTTTACCCTATCATGCGGAAAAACAACCAATCTATTTACTGCATAAAAATGGCAGGAGAACGAGACTTCATGAGTCAGAAGATCAGCTTTTATCAGGGTTAATTGTAAATAAGACGACCCGCTATATCCTTATGTTTCCAAGAGATATCTCCAGGCTAGACTCTTAA
- a CDS encoding S41 family peptidase encodes MRKYSLFLLLFLSLNFSAQIITETQKLESLCRIWGFLKYYHPQVAKGNLNWDKQLFQKIDELESINEKEALNNFYADWIRNLGEVTPCKECSVKDNKVYFLKNFDLSWIDNRQIFSRDLSQKLHYIENNRNLGDNHYFGKSGRKIYFRNEKSYGSKFTSKTISLLELFRYWNYVEYFFPYKYETDQNWNDVLTEMIPKFLMIDNDENYHLTLAELVTKTDDSHAYLSSKEIQRHQYGNRRVPADYSYAEGKLVITKINATKFRNKSPLHVGDVIYDIEGKTIPQIVNSLGKYIPASNSWGKFNKAKSKLLFSNNDSISVKIERGGQNLEIKTKTYFTKDILHEKNEAPKKWKFIDKEKKIGYVNMEIIEKEDLDEMYNSLKSSTSIIFDLRNYPKQTIIPLSYLLLPEPSVYYQFTFPDPYYPGKFYSRKNVIGRKNPEYYKGNVIVLVDENTQSQAETTAMMFKQHLNAKIIGSNTAGANGDVIMFKIADLDTRFTGLGAYYPDGRETQRIGITPDILVKPTVEGLKNEKDEVLERALEYIKTTTKM; translated from the coding sequence ATGAGAAAGTATTCTCTTTTCCTTCTATTATTTTTAAGTTTAAATTTTTCCGCACAAATTATAACTGAAACGCAAAAACTGGAATCCCTCTGCAGAATATGGGGATTTTTAAAATATTATCATCCACAGGTAGCAAAAGGAAATCTGAACTGGGATAAACAGCTTTTCCAAAAAATTGATGAACTTGAATCTATTAATGAGAAAGAGGCGTTGAATAATTTTTATGCTGACTGGATCAGAAATCTCGGAGAAGTTACCCCCTGCAAAGAATGCTCAGTAAAGGATAATAAGGTGTATTTTCTTAAAAACTTTGATCTGAGCTGGATAGATAATCGTCAAATTTTCTCCAGAGACCTGTCTCAAAAACTACATTATATTGAAAACAATCGGAATCTTGGAGATAATCACTATTTCGGAAAAAGTGGAAGGAAAATATATTTCAGAAATGAAAAGTCCTACGGTTCAAAATTCACTTCAAAGACCATTAGCTTATTGGAACTATTCAGATACTGGAATTATGTAGAATATTTTTTCCCGTATAAATATGAAACTGATCAGAACTGGAACGATGTTCTTACAGAAATGATACCCAAATTTCTGATGATTGACAATGATGAAAATTATCATCTAACATTGGCAGAACTGGTTACCAAAACAGATGATTCCCATGCTTATCTTTCATCAAAGGAAATTCAGCGGCATCAATACGGAAACCGAAGAGTGCCTGCAGACTATTCTTATGCAGAAGGAAAACTTGTGATTACAAAAATCAATGCTACAAAATTCCGGAATAAAAGCCCGCTTCATGTAGGAGATGTTATTTATGATATTGAAGGTAAAACAATTCCGCAAATAGTCAACAGCCTTGGAAAATATATTCCAGCCTCCAATTCCTGGGGTAAATTCAACAAAGCAAAAAGCAAGCTTCTCTTCAGCAATAACGATTCTATTTCTGTAAAAATTGAGAGAGGTGGACAAAATCTGGAAATAAAAACCAAAACGTATTTTACCAAAGATATTCTTCATGAGAAAAATGAAGCTCCAAAAAAATGGAAATTCATAGATAAGGAAAAGAAAATCGGCTATGTTAATATGGAGATTATAGAGAAGGAAGATCTGGATGAAATGTACAACAGTTTAAAATCTTCAACATCTATTATCTTTGATCTTAGAAATTATCCAAAGCAAACGATCATCCCTTTAAGTTATCTTTTGCTTCCTGAACCTTCCGTTTATTATCAGTTTACTTTTCCTGATCCTTATTATCCCGGTAAATTTTACAGCAGAAAAAATGTTATCGGCAGGAAAAATCCTGAATACTATAAAGGGAATGTAATCGTTTTAGTAGATGAAAATACCCAAAGCCAGGCAGAGACCACTGCAATGATGTTCAAGCAGCATCTGAACGCTAAAATTATCGGAAGCAATACTGCAGGAGCCAACGGAGATGTGATTATGTTTAAAATTGCCGATCTTGATACCCGGTTTACAGGACTTGGAGCTTATTATCCTGACGGAAGGGAAACACAAAGAATAGGCATCACTCCCGACATTCTTGTAAAACCAACTGTAGAAGGCCTTAAAAACGAAAAAGATGAAGTTCTGGAAAGAGCTTTGGAATATATAAAAACCACCACAAAAATGTGA
- a CDS encoding bifunctional response regulator/alkaline phosphatase family protein, with translation MSEKILWIDDEIDLLKPHIVFLEKKGYQVTPVNNVNEALELMDSEKFALTLIDENMPGISGLEAIPMIKEKDNSLKIVMVTKSEEEHIMEEAIGSQIADYILKPVNPNQILLSLKKNLQEDNLVEQKTILQYQQEFRNLSMELSYLRTYQEWAEYYKKILSWEIKFDKVADNEFADLLQSQKEEANIQFAKFIEKNYADWLVDSDKPLMSHTLFKEKVKPEVEKEKVLLLMVDNLRYDQWKVIEPLFTKYYNKISEDYYYSILPTATQYARNSFFAGLMPSEIEKRFPDKWFNDNEEGNKNEFERDFLEDQMKRIGLGSKSMKYLKVLNADFERKIYDDFNQHKSNDLLVIVYNFIDILSHAKTDNHIVDQLIRDDKTFRSLTFNWFENSSLLKIIKTAAENGYKLVITTDHGTVYVKKPSKVVGDRETSTNIRYKTGKSLTYDDSDVWAITNPEKLFLPKGNLSSKYIFAKNNIFLAYPKNYNHFVNYYKETYQHGGISLEECIIPISILEPK, from the coding sequence ATGTCAGAAAAGATATTATGGATCGACGATGAAATAGACTTACTTAAACCTCATATTGTATTTTTAGAAAAGAAGGGTTACCAGGTAACCCCTGTTAATAATGTGAATGAGGCTTTGGAACTTATGGATTCAGAGAAATTTGCTTTAACATTAATTGATGAAAATATGCCGGGTATCTCCGGACTGGAAGCTATTCCTATGATTAAGGAAAAAGATAACTCCTTAAAGATTGTGATGGTTACCAAAAGCGAAGAAGAACACATTATGGAAGAGGCTATCGGATCTCAGATTGCCGATTATATATTGAAGCCTGTAAATCCTAACCAGATATTACTTTCCTTAAAGAAAAACCTTCAGGAAGACAATCTTGTTGAGCAAAAAACTATTTTGCAGTACCAACAGGAATTCAGAAACCTTTCTATGGAGCTTTCATACCTGAGAACGTATCAGGAATGGGCAGAATATTATAAAAAAATCCTTAGCTGGGAAATCAAATTTGATAAGGTTGCAGATAATGAATTTGCTGACCTTCTGCAGTCTCAGAAAGAGGAAGCCAATATTCAGTTTGCGAAGTTTATTGAAAAAAATTACGCAGACTGGCTGGTTGATTCTGACAAACCTCTCATGAGCCACACCCTATTCAAGGAAAAAGTAAAACCTGAAGTTGAAAAAGAAAAAGTTCTTTTGCTGATGGTAGACAACCTTCGTTACGACCAGTGGAAAGTGATTGAACCTTTATTTACAAAATATTATAATAAGATATCGGAAGATTATTACTACAGCATCCTTCCTACTGCTACACAGTATGCGAGAAACTCTTTTTTTGCAGGATTAATGCCGTCTGAAATTGAAAAACGTTTCCCGGATAAATGGTTTAATGATAATGAAGAGGGAAATAAAAATGAATTTGAGCGTGATTTCCTGGAAGATCAAATGAAGAGAATTGGTCTTGGATCCAAGTCTATGAAGTACCTTAAAGTACTGAATGCTGATTTTGAAAGAAAGATCTATGATGATTTCAACCAGCATAAGAGTAATGATCTGCTGGTTATCGTATACAACTTCATTGATATTCTTTCCCACGCGAAAACAGACAACCACATCGTAGATCAGCTGATCCGTGATGATAAAACTTTCCGTTCTCTTACCTTCAACTGGTTTGAAAACTCTTCTTTGCTGAAGATTATAAAAACAGCGGCAGAAAATGGCTATAAACTGGTCATTACGACAGACCACGGAACGGTATACGTGAAAAAGCCAAGTAAAGTGGTAGGAGACAGAGAAACTTCTACTAATATCAGATATAAAACAGGTAAAAGTTTAACGTATGACGACAGCGATGTATGGGCAATTACCAATCCTGAAAAGCTTTTCCTTCCAAAAGGAAACTTAAGCTCGAAATATATTTTTGCTAAAAACAATATATTCCTGGCTTACCCTAAAAATTACAATCATTTCGTTAATTACTATAAAGAAACCTACCAGCATGGGGGAATTTCACTCGAAGAGTGTATCATTCCTATCAGCATTTTAGAACCCAAGTAG
- a CDS encoding YciI family protein, whose amino-acid sequence MFIISLTYKSSIENVERLIPQHNIFLNKHYESGRFIASGRKEPRTGGIIIANAESKNEIEQIISEDPFYIHQVADYDITEFIPSKYNENFKLFIED is encoded by the coding sequence ATGTTTATTATTTCGCTTACCTACAAGAGTTCTATTGAAAATGTAGAACGTCTTATTCCCCAGCACAATATTTTCCTTAATAAGCATTATGAATCCGGACGCTTTATTGCTTCGGGAAGAAAAGAACCCAGAACGGGAGGTATCATTATAGCCAATGCAGAATCTAAAAATGAAATTGAGCAGATTATTTCTGAAGATCCTTTTTATATTCATCAGGTAGCGGATTATGACATCACGGAGTTTATCCCTTCGAAATACAATGAAAATTTTAAACTTTTTATAGAAGACTAA
- a CDS encoding exodeoxyribonuclease III, with the protein MRLITYNVNGIRAAFTKDFLGWLQTADPDIICIQESKAGNDQIDIESLEKLGYHSYWHSAVRKGYSGVGIASKNKPNHVEYGCGIESYDNEGRIIRADFDGYSAISVYVPSASNIERLDFKMQFCHDFLEYIKNLKKEIPNLIISGDFNICHEAIDIHNPIGLKNVSGFLPMEREWMTNFMNECELIDSFRFFNNDPDNYTWWSYRQNSRARNKGWRLDYNFTSYSLKDKLSRAVILKEAVHSDHCPALLELNV; encoded by the coding sequence ATGAGATTAATCACATACAACGTCAATGGAATCAGAGCTGCTTTTACAAAAGATTTCCTGGGCTGGCTACAAACTGCTGATCCGGATATCATCTGTATTCAGGAGAGCAAGGCCGGAAACGATCAGATAGACATCGAAAGCCTTGAAAAATTAGGTTATCACAGTTATTGGCACTCAGCAGTAAGAAAAGGCTACAGCGGGGTCGGAATTGCCTCAAAAAACAAACCTAATCATGTAGAGTATGGCTGCGGCATTGAAAGCTATGATAATGAAGGGAGAATCATCCGTGCAGATTTTGACGGATATTCCGCTATTTCGGTGTACGTTCCTTCTGCGTCTAATATTGAAAGACTGGATTTTAAAATGCAATTCTGCCATGACTTTCTGGAGTATATCAAAAATTTAAAGAAAGAAATTCCCAATCTGATTATATCGGGTGATTTTAATATTTGTCATGAAGCAATTGATATTCACAATCCAATTGGGTTAAAGAATGTTTCAGGGTTTCTTCCTATGGAAAGGGAATGGATGACGAATTTCATGAATGAATGTGAGCTGATAGACAGTTTCAGATTTTTTAATAATGATCCGGACAATTATACATGGTGGAGCTACAGACAAAATTCCAGAGCCAGAAACAAGGGATGGAGGCTGGATTATAACTTCACTTCTTACAGTTTAAAGGATAAGCTCTCCCGGGCTGTTATTTTAAAGGAAGCTGTACATTCTGACCATTGCCCTGCTTTATTGGAATTGAATGTATAA
- a CDS encoding septal ring lytic transglycosylase RlpA family protein translates to MMKRFILVIIMMISTLGVYSFTSNALDAKKTSYASYYHDKFNGRKTASGEIFDNSKFTAANRTLPFGTNVKVTNLKNGKEVIVRINDRGPYHSSRSLDMSKAAFDEIGDISHGTIPVEYEIVD, encoded by the coding sequence ATGATGAAAAGATTCATTCTCGTAATCATAATGATGATTTCAACCTTAGGTGTTTATTCTTTTACGAGTAATGCCTTAGATGCGAAAAAAACAAGTTATGCATCGTACTACCACGATAAATTTAACGGTAGAAAAACTGCTAGCGGAGAAATCTTTGATAACTCAAAGTTTACTGCAGCAAACAGAACGCTTCCATTTGGAACAAACGTTAAGGTTACTAACCTTAAAAATGGTAAAGAGGTAATAGTGAGAATTAATGACAGAGGGCCTTACCATTCATCAAGATCTTTAGACATGTCTAAAGCTGCGTTCGATGAGATTGGAGATATCAGTCATGGTACAATTCCGGTCGAATATGAAATTGTCGATTAG
- the rimO gene encoding 30S ribosomal protein S12 methylthiotransferase RimO yields MRTKSVGKKKINVVTLGCSKNVYDSEVLMSQLKANGKEVVHEDRGDIVVINTCGFIDNAKEESINTILDYVEAKNRGEVEKVFVTGCLSERYKPDLIKEIPDVDQYFGTRDLPMLLKHLGADYKHELVGERLTTTPKHYAYLKISEGCDRPCSFCAIPLMRGGHMSTPIEKLVLEAQKLAKKGTKELILIAQDLTYYGLDLYKKRALGDLLKELVKVEGVEWIRLHYAFPSGFPEDVLDIIREEPKVCNYIDIPLQHINSDLLKSMKRGTTHEKTDALLGKFREKVPDMAIRTTLIVGYPGETEERFQELKDWVREQKFDRLGCFTYSHEENTTAYVLEDDIPQEVKEARVEEIMELQSQISWEKNQEKVGKIFRCIFDRKEGNYFIGRTEYDSPDVDNTVLVSAEDTYISIGEFADVKITSAEEFDLYGELV; encoded by the coding sequence ATGCGTACAAAATCTGTAGGGAAGAAGAAAATCAATGTAGTCACTCTTGGATGCTCCAAGAATGTATATGATTCTGAAGTATTAATGAGCCAGCTGAAAGCTAATGGCAAAGAAGTGGTTCATGAAGACCGTGGTGACATTGTTGTAATCAATACCTGCGGATTTATTGATAATGCTAAAGAAGAATCTATTAATACTATCCTTGATTATGTCGAGGCTAAAAATAGAGGAGAGGTTGAAAAAGTATTCGTTACAGGATGTTTATCAGAAAGATACAAACCAGATTTGATAAAAGAAATTCCGGATGTAGACCAATATTTCGGAACAAGAGATCTTCCGATGCTCCTAAAACATCTTGGAGCAGATTATAAACACGAACTGGTAGGAGAAAGACTTACAACGACTCCAAAACATTATGCTTACCTTAAAATTTCTGAAGGTTGTGACAGACCATGTTCTTTCTGTGCGATTCCATTGATGAGAGGAGGTCATATGTCAACCCCTATCGAAAAACTGGTTTTAGAAGCTCAGAAACTGGCAAAAAAGGGAACAAAAGAATTAATTCTTATTGCTCAGGATCTTACTTACTATGGTCTTGATCTTTATAAGAAAAGAGCGTTAGGAGATCTTTTAAAAGAATTGGTGAAGGTAGAAGGTGTAGAATGGATTCGTCTTCATTATGCGTTCCCAAGCGGTTTCCCTGAAGATGTTCTCGATATTATCCGTGAAGAACCTAAAGTATGTAATTATATAGATATTCCTCTTCAGCATATCAATTCCGATTTGTTGAAATCCATGAAGAGAGGAACTACCCATGAGAAAACAGATGCTCTTCTAGGAAAGTTCAGAGAAAAAGTTCCGGATATGGCAATCAGAACAACACTTATCGTTGGATATCCTGGTGAAACAGAAGAAAGATTCCAGGAACTTAAAGACTGGGTAAGAGAACAGAAATTTGACAGATTAGGATGCTTTACTTATTCTCATGAGGAAAATACTACGGCTTATGTATTGGAAGATGATATTCCACAGGAAGTAAAGGAGGCAAGAGTAGAAGAAATCATGGAATTGCAGTCTCAGATTTCGTGGGAAAAGAACCAGGAAAAAGTAGGTAAAATATTCAGATGTATTTTTGATCGTAAAGAAGGCAATTATTTTATCGGAAGAACAGAGTATGATTCACCAGATGTGGACAATACGGTTTTGGTTTCTGCTGAAGATACCTATATCTCTATAGGTGAATTTGCAGATGTTAAAATTACTTCGGCCGAAGAGTTTGACTTATACGGAGAATTAGTCTAG